CCGAGATCGGTTTCGACGCGGCCGTCATGCACCGTCCCCTTGATGACGTTCACGTCACTGAAAAAGGTCGTCACAAAGGCGTTTATGGGGTTGGAGTAGAGCTCCACCGGCGAACCGCTTTGGATGATCCGGCCCTGGTGCATGAGCACGATCCGGTCGCCCATGAACATGGCTTCCTCGGGATCGTGGGTGACCATTACCGTGGCCACTCCGCTGGATTTGAGCACATGCAGGGTCTGGTCCCGGATCTGGACCCGCAGCCGGGCGTCCAGGCTGGAAAATGGCTCGTCCAGCAGCATGATTCCGGGATTGGGCGCCAGAGCCCGGGCCAGGGCCACGCGCTGCTGCTGGCCACCGGACAACTCATGGGGATAGACCGAAGCGAAATCCCGCATGTCCACCTGTTGCAGGGCATTCAACGCCCGGTTCCTGCGCTCGGCCCGCGCCTTGACGGACGACAGGCCGAACATCGTGTTTTCCAGGACCGTGAGGTGGGGAAAAAGGGCAAAATCCTGGAACAGGAATCCTATTCCGCGCTGTTCCGGGGGCATCTGCCGGTGACCGTCAGCAAAAACCTGCTCATTGACCTGGATTCTGCCGGACTGCAGTTCTTCAAGACCGGCGATGAGCCGCAGCAACGTGGTCTTTCCGCAGCCCGAAGGGCCGAGCAGACAGATCACTTCTCCGGACTGCACTTCCAGGTTGATGTTCCGGAGCACGGTCTTGCCGTTGTAGG
The sequence above is drawn from the Desulfonatronum thiosulfatophilum genome and encodes:
- a CDS encoding ABC transporter ATP-binding protein, whose protein sequence is MSLKIEDIRHAYNGKTVLRNINLEVQSGEVICLLGPSGCGKTTLLRLIAGLEELQSGRIQVNEQVFADGHRQMPPEQRGIGFLFQDFALFPHLTVLENTMFGLSSVKARAERRNRALNALQQVDMRDFASVYPHELSGGQQQRVALARALAPNPGIMLLDEPFSSLDARLRVQIRDQTLHVLKSSGVATVMVTHDPEEAMFMGDRIVLMHQGRIIQSGSPVELYSNPINAFVTTFFSDVNVIKGTVHDGRVETDLGVLFARDIEEGGQVEIMFRPEAVQVFQDDPKLQCVAVAAQVQATRLLPGATLVHLRLASAQTENGDIHLHARVPCVFPMPEGAKVYVHVPADQFHIFPAHSSSS